In Deltaproteobacteria bacterium, the genomic stretch TATCGATGAAGAGCTTCATGGGGGTCCTCTCTCGCGGGGGTCGGGGGGTGGGTCTTCGGGCGCGCAATGTGATGGCAGCCGCGCCATCGGTCAACCTCGACGTCCGGGTGGCCCTTTCGGCCCCCATGAGCGACATTCTGACCCATGAGTTCCGACCCCGAGCGCGTCTCTCCGGATCCCGGTGATCGGGTGCGCTACGCCGAGCAGGTGCTGCGCACCGAGTCCGAGGTGATCGGCGCGGTCATCGGCGAGCTCGACGAGAGCTTCGACGCGGTGGTGGACGTCATCCTGGCCTGCGAGGGCCGGGTGGTGGTCGCCGGGATGGGCAAGCCGGGCTTCGTGGCCCAGAAGCTCTCGGCCACCCTGGCCTCCACCGGCACCCCCTCGCTCTACCTCCACCCCGCCGAGGCCCTCCACGGGGACCTCGGGCGGGTGGTGCCCGCCGACGTCCTGCTGATCCTCTCCCACTCCGGCGAGACCGACGAGGCGCTGCAGCTCCTGCGGGCGGTGCGCCGGGTGGGCATCGTCGCGGTGGTCGCCCTCACCGGCGAGCGGAGCTCGACGCTGGCCCGCGGCGCCGATCACGTCCTCTCCATCGGCCGGGTCTCGGAGGCCTGCCCCCTGGGCCTGGCCCCCACCGCCTCGTCGATCGCCCTGCTCGCGCTGGCGGACGCCCTCGCGATGACGGTGCTCGAGGCGCGGGGCTTCGATCGCGAGGCCTACGCTCGCCTCCACCCGGGCGGCAGCCTCGGCCGCAAGCTGATGAAGGTCGAGGAGATCATGCGGCAGGGAGAGGCCCTGCCCCTGGTCGACGCGAGCGCCCCCCTCTCCGCCGCCCTCGGGGTGATGACCCGCACCCCGGGCCGCCCGGGCGCCGCCCTGATCGTCGGCGAGGACGGACGCCTCGCGGGGATCTTCACCGACGGCGATCTGCGCCGCCTGGTCGAGGCCGGCGAGGTCGACTTCGAGCGGCCGGTGGCCGCGGTGATGGGGGCCCACCCCCGCTGCACCAGCCCCGGGGCGCCGGTGGAGGAGGCCGCGGCCCTCCTCTCGGAGGCGAGGGTGGATCAGCTGCCGGTCACCGACGCCGAGGGGAGGCCGGTCGGCCTCCTCGACGTGCAGGATCTCCTCGCGGCCCGGATCCTCTGAGGCGCCGGGCCGGCGGGCCGCTACTTCCCGCCCGCGAGCCGCTCGAGGCGCGCGTCGACGCCCGCCGCCGTGGCGTAGGCCGGGTCCGCCTTCTGCGCCTCCCGGTAATGGTTCCCGGCGGCCTCCAGGTCACCGCGCCGCTCGTGGAGGGTGCCGAGGACCTGCTGAGCCCGGGCGTTCGGGCCGAGGTCGAGGGCCGCCGCGGCCAGCTCCATCGCCTCCTTCGCGCGCGCCTCGTCGCCGGCGAGGGCCTGGGCCTTCAGCGACATCGCGGCGCCGTGCGCGGGCGCCATCGCGAGGAACTGGTCACAGATGGCGATCGCGTCGGCGGGCCGCCCCTTCATCAGCAGCTTCACCACCTCGACCAGGGCCGGCGGGAGACCGGCGACGAGGGCGGGGGCGGGCTCGGCGCTGCCCTGCGGCGCGCCCCCGGGGACCTTGCCTCCCTGGCGGGCCGCGGCGGCGGCGGCGGCGTCCATCGGCGGGTGCCCCGCCGGCAGGCCGCTCAGGTTCATCATCGAGTCGAGCGCGCCGCGGACCTGCGCCGCGCGGGGGTGATCCGGCGCGAGCTCCAGGAAGTGCTGCCAGGCCTTCACCGCCTTCTCGCCGACGCTCTTGCCCGGGCCGCCCTGGCGGTTGTTGAAGACCACCGCGCCGTAGAGGAAGTTGGCCTCGGCCATGTCGGGGGCGATCTGCAGGGCTCGGTCGATGTCGGCCAGGCCCCGCTCGACCTGCTCCAGCACGGCCCAGCTGCTGCCGCGGCGGGCGTAGGCCGCGGCCACCGGCTGGAGCGCCGCCCGGTAGCAGGCCAGCGCCCGCTCCGGGGGACCCTCACGCCTCAGACCCTCGGCGACGTTCACCGAGCGCTCGAAGCCCTTGGCCTCCGCGCGGGAGGCGCAGATGCCCGGGAGCTCCCCGGCGTAGGGCTCGCGATCACCGACCTCGCCGGCGAGGGCGTCGAAGGCCTCGAGGGCCGGCGCGGCCTTCTCGATGGCCTGCCGGTACCAGTCGATCGCCTCGGGGTAGCGGCCGTTCTCGTAGTAGAGGGAGCCGAGGGAGGCGAGGATGCCCACCGGGTTCTCCAGCCCCTCGAGCTCGGCCTTGCGCTCCTCGACCTGCTTGAGCTGCTCGGCCCGCGGACCACCGGCGGCGACGCCGCCCCCCTGCACCAGGGCGGGCTCCCGGGGCACGACCTCCGGCGCCTCGCAGCCGGCCAGCAGGGCGAGGAAGAGGATCGACGAGACGACTCGAGCGGTGTTCGGTGCGATCACGGTCTGGCTTCCTATCATCGGCGGGGGCGGGCTCGCTACTCACCACCCGCCGGAGCCGGGCGGGCGGCGCCCTGGTGGGCCACGGCGACGCCGGAGAGGACGATGGCGGCGCCCGCGATCTGCGACCAGCCGATGGGCTCGGCCAGGAGCAGGGCGCCCCAGAGGATGGAGAGGACCGGCTGCAGCAGGAGGGTGACCGAGGTCAGCGCCGCCGGGATGCGGTGGATGGAGGAGGCCAGGAGCAGCCAGCCCCCGACGTGGGAGCCCAGGGCCAGGCAGAGGAGCCAGAGGTTCGCCTCGAGGCCCTCCGGCACCGCGGCGACGCCGTCGACCACCGCCCCGATGCCGGTGACCAGCGCGGCCCCGAAGGTCAGCGAGGCGACCACGGCGAGGGTCGAGAGGGCCGGCCGGCGCAGACGGGCCCACCGCAGGGTCAGGAGGTAGGCGGTGTAGAAGAGCGCGGTGACCACGCCGAGGAGGACGCCGAGGGGGACCGAGGCGCCCTGCGCCACCGGGCGCCCCACCACCCCCAGCAGCCAGACCCCGGCGAAGACCACCGGCACGCCGAGCCAGAAGAGGAGGCGCGGCCGCTCGCGGAAGACGAAGATGCCCAGGATCCCCACGCCGACCAGCTGCAGGTTGGGCAGCACGGTGGCCAGGCCGGCGCCGATGCGGACGATGGAGCCGTGCCAGGCCAGGAAGTCCGCGCCCAGGAGCATCCCCGCGACGAGGGTGCCCGGGAAGAAGAGATCGGCGAGCCGCTCGCGGCGCGCGAGCGCCACGATCGCGAGGAAGATCGCCGCGTAGCCGGTGCGCCAGAAGGCGGACTGCACCGCCGGGACCTCCGAGAGGCGCACGAAGATCGCCGAGAAGGAGATGCAGAGCACGCCGGTCCAGGCGCGCAGGAGGACGCCCCGCAGCTCACCCGCAGCCAGGGGGCTCATCCCTCCTCCAGGGCGTCGAGGAGGGGGCGCAGGTAGCCCCGCCCGAGGCCGGGGTGGGGCAGCCGCAGGTGCGCGTCCAGGTGCCGCCGCTCGTCGTAGGCGAGGAGATCGAGATCGAGGATCCGGGGCCCCCAGCGCCGGTGGTGTGCGCGGCGGCCGAGGCGCCGCTCGATGGCCTGGAGCAGGGCCAGCAGGGTCGGCGCCGGGAGCGAGGTGCGCAGGCGCAGGAGCTGGTTGGCGAAGACCGGCTGGGTGGGGCCGAGGGCCGCGCTGCGCTCGACCGGGGACGCGGCCAGGAGGGTGACGCCGGGCTCCCGCGCGAGGGCCTGCCGGGCGGCCTCGAAGATCCGCTCGGCCGGGCCGAGGTTCGAGCCCAGGGAGAGCAGGGCCGTCCGCTCGACCCCCGTCATCTAGCGGGCCCGGTCGACGACCGGGTTCTCCAGCACCCCGACCCCCTCGACCTCGACCTCGACCCGGTCGCCGGCGACGATCGGCCCGACGCCGGGCGGCGTGCCGGTGAGGAGGAGGTCGCCGGGCTCGAGGGTCATCACCTGGGCCACGAAGTGGAGGAGGTGACGCACGTCGAAGATCAGCTGGCCGGTGTGCCCCTCCTGGCGCAGCTCGCCGTTCACCCGGCAACGCACGGCCCGCCGGGCCAGCGGATCCTCTCCGGTGACCAGCTCGGGTCCCAGGGCACAGAAGGTGTCGAAGCCCTTGGCCCGGGTGAACTTCCCCTCCCGCTTCTGCAGGGCGCGGGCGGTCACGTCGTTGGCGGCGCAGAGGGCGAAGGCCGCCTCGAGCGCCTCCGCGGGCGTGCACCCCGGCCCCAGCCGCCGCCCGACGACCACCGCCAGCTCGCTCTCGTGGTGCACCTCACCCACGCCGGGGGGCAGCTCGATGGCGCCGCCGGGGCCCACCACGCTGCTCGGGGGCTTGAGGAAGAGGAGGGGCTCCGCGGGGACCTCGTTGCCCAGCTCGGCGGCGTGGGCGGCGTAGTTGCGGCCCACGCAGACGATCTTGGTGGGGGTGGCGGGCGCCAGCAGCGCGAGCCCGGCGCGGTCGCGGGGCTCGCCCGCCGGGGCGCCTCCGGCCCAGGGGGCGGCGTCGAGGGGCTGCACCCTCCCCTCCTCCAGCCGCCCCCAGCGCGGCGCGTCCCCGTCCAGGAAGCGGAGGTAGCGGGCGCTCGAGGTGCTCATGATCAGCTCCCGAAGCCGAGGACCTCGGCCATCCCGTAGAGCCCGGCCGGCTGCTCGGCCACCCAACGGGCCGCGCGCACCGCGCCCCGGGCGAAGGTGTCCCGGGAGCCCGCCCGGTGGGTGATCTCCAGGCGGTCACCGTCCCCGAAGTAGTAGACGGTGTGCTCGCCCACCACGTCGCTGCCGCGCAGGGCGTGGACCCCGATCTCGCGGCGCGGGCGCTCGCCCACGTTCCCCCGCCGGCCGAAGACGCCGACCTGGCCGAACTCGCGGCCGAGGGCCTTCGCCACCACCTCGCCCAGGCGCAGGGCGGTGCCCGAGGGCGCGTCCTTCTTGCCCCGGTGGTGGGCCTCGAGGATCTCGACGTCGTACTCGTCGCCGAGGACCTCGGCGGCGATCCGCGAGAGCGCGATCATCAGGTTCACGCTGGTGCTCATGTTGGGCGCCATCACCACCGGCACCTTCGTCGCGGCGGCCTCGACCGCCGCGCGGGTGGCGTCGTCGAAGCCGGTGGAGCCGACGACCAGGCCCAGGCCCCGCTCGGCGGCCACCGCGGCGTGCACCGCCGAGGCCTCGGCGGTGGTGAAGTCGATGATCACCCGCGCCCTCTCGCCGGCCGCGTCGAGGGCGTCGGTGAGGACGTCGTGGACCGGGATCTCGACCGCGCCGATGCCGGCGGCGAGGCCGGCGTCGAGGCCGACGTGGCTCGAGCCGGGGCGGTCGGTGGCCGCCACCAGGGCCACGCCCTCGATGTCGTGGAGGTGATGGATGATCCGGCCGCCCATCCGGCCGGTGGCGCCGGTGACGACCACGCCCAGCGTGCTCATGCGGTCTCCTCCAGTGCGTCGTACGCCGCCCGCGCCGCGGCCAGGGTCTTCGCCGAGGCCGGCGCGAGGGGCGCCCGCAGGGTCGGGCCCATCCGGCCGAGCTCGGCCAGCAGCCCCTTCACCGGGATGGGGTTGGCCTCGAGGAAGAGGGTGCCGATCAGGGGCAGGAGCGCGGTCTGCAGCCGGCGGGCCTGCTCGAGCTCGCCGGCCTGGAAGGCCTTCACCAGGGCCACGGTCTGGCGCGGCGCCACGTTCGCGATCACCGAGATCACGCCGTCGCCGCCGCAGGCCAGGAAGGGCAGGATGGTGAAGTCGTCCCCCGAGAGGAGGGAGAAGTCGGGGCCGAGCTGATCCCGCAGCTCCATGGCCTTCTCCATGCTCCGGGAGGCGTCCTTGATGGCCACGACCCCCTCGAGGGCCGCCAGGCGGACGATAACCTCCCGGCTCATGTCGGTGCCGGTGCGGCCGGGGACGTTGTAGAGCACCACCGGCAGGCCCACCTCGGCCACCGCCCGGTAGTGGAGCTCGAGGCCGTCGGCGTTGGGCTTGTTGTAGTAGGGGGTGACCACCAGGGCCGCCTCCACCCCCAGCGCCGCCACCTTCTCGGTGAGCTGCACGCTGCGGCGGGTGTCGTTCGAGCCGGTGCCGACGATCACCGGGACCCGGCCGTCGGCGGCGGCGGTCACCGTGCGCGTGATGGCGAGGGTCTCCTCCTCGTCCATCGTCGCGCCCTCGCCGGTGGTCCCGCAGGCCACCAGCCCGGTCACCCCCTCGTCGATCATCCAGCCACAGAACGTGGCGAGGGCGTCGTGATCGACGCTCCCGTCCCTTGCGAGGGGGGTGACGATGGCGGGCCAGACTCCTTCGAGCTTCTTCATCGCAGCGGACCTCTTCGTTCCTTCGGGGGCCCTGGTTTCAGCGCGGCAGGCGGCGCTCGCCCCGGATCAGATCACCGGTCGTCTCTCGAACCCGGGCCAGGTGGACGCTCTTCCCGTCGACCAGCAGCTCGGCCGCGCGGGGCCGCCCATTGTAGTTGCTGGACATCGTGAAGCCATAGGCGCCCGCCGACATCACGGCCAGCAGCTCGCCCGCCTTCACCGGCGGCAGCGTGCGGTTCTGGGCCAGGAAGTCGCCGGACTCGCAGATGGGGCCGACCACGTCCACGACCTCCGTGGCGTCGCTCGTGGGGGCCTTCACCGGGAGGATGCTGTGGTGAGCGCCGTAGAGGGCGGGCCGGGCCAGGTCGTTCATGCCCGCGTCCACGATGACGAAGCGCCGCTCGCCCTGCTGCTTCACGTGGAGGACCCGGGTCAGGAGGATGCCGGCGTTGCCCGCGATCACCCTCCCCGGCTCCACCAGCACCTCGAGCCCGGGCAGATCCGCGAGCACCTCGCCCACCGCCCGGCCCCACTCCCGGGGGTGCGGTGGCACCTCCGCGTCGTAGGTGATGCCCAGGCCGCCGCCGAGATCGATGTGCTCGATGGCGTGCCCCTCGGCGCGCAGCTCGAGCACCAGGGTCTTCACCTCCTCGAGGGCGTCCACGAAGGGGGAGAGCTCGGTGAGCTGGGAGCCGATGTGGCAGTCGATGCCGCAGATGCGGATCCCCCGCATCCGGCGGGCGCGGGCGTAGAGGCGCCGCGCCTCCTCGAGGGGGATGCCGAACTTGTGGGTCCGCAGCCCGGTGGAGATGTAGGGGTGGGTCTTGGGATCGACGTCGGGGTTCACGCGCAGGGAGACGGGCGCGACCTTGCCCGCGCGGCGCGCCACCCGGGCGAGGAGCTCGAGCTCGCTCTCGCTCTCGACGTTGAAGACCTTGATCCCCACCTCGAGGCCCAGGGCCAGCTCGTCCTCCCGCTTGCCGACCCCGGAGAAGACGATCTTCGAGGCCTTCCCGCCGGCCTTGCGCACCCGCAGGATCTCTCCGCCCGAGACGACGTCGAAGCCCGCGCCCTTGCGGGCGAGGACGTCGAGCACGGCGAGGTTCGAGTTCGCCTTCACCGAGTAGCAGACCAGGTGGCGCTGCCCGGCGAGGGCCTCGTCCATGGCCTCGTAGTGCCGCTCGAGGGTCGCCCGGCTGTAGACGTAGCTCGGGGTGCCGTGCTCGCGGGCGAGCTGGGTGAGGGAGACGCCCTCCGCGTGGAGGCGCCCACGGCGGTAGCTGAAGTGGTGCATGGCTACTCGGCCTCGGCCTCGCCGCCGGCGTCCGCTCCGGGCTCCTCCTCGTCGGCCGCGTCGGCCTCGGGGGCCGGCGGCGCCTCGCGCTCCTCGGCCGACGGCTGCTCGACAGGCGGGCGGGGCGGAGCCTTGATGCCGCAGGCGCCCAGGGTGAGGAGGAGGACCGCGAGGAGGAGGCGGCGCACTAGAGCACCTTCTTCCAGCGCTTCACCTCGGCCCGCACCCGCTTGGGCGAGGGACCGCCGAGGTGGTCGCGGCGGCGGAGGCTGGTCCGGGGATCGAGCACCTTGGTGAGGCCCTCGTCGAAGCCGGGGTGGAAGCCTCGCAGGGTGGCGAGGTCCACCTCGTGGAGCTCGAGCCCCTCGAGCTCGCAGTAGGTGACCAGCTCACCCACGGCCCGGTGGGCGTCCCGGAAGGGCGCGCCCTGCTCGACGAGGTAGTCGGCGGCGTCGGTGGCGGTGGGGTAGGCGGAGGCGAGGGCCCGGAGCATCCGCTCCTCGTGGAAGGTGGCGGTCTGGATCACCCCCGCCATCACGGTGAAGCAGTCGGTCGCCGTGTCGAGGCTGTCGAAGAGGGGCTCCTTGTCCTCCTGCAGATCCTTGTTGTAGGCGAGCGG encodes the following:
- a CDS encoding KpsF/GutQ family sugar-phosphate isomerase; translation: MSSDPERVSPDPGDRVRYAEQVLRTESEVIGAVIGELDESFDAVVDVILACEGRVVVAGMGKPGFVAQKLSATLASTGTPSLYLHPAEALHGDLGRVVPADVLLILSHSGETDEALQLLRAVRRVGIVAVVALTGERSSTLARGADHVLSIGRVSEACPLGLAPTASSIALLALADALAMTVLEARGFDREAYARLHPGGSLGRKLMKVEEIMRQGEALPLVDASAPLSAALGVMTRTPGRPGAALIVGEDGRLAGIFTDGDLRRLVEAGEVDFERPVAAVMGAHPRCTSPGAPVEEAAALLSEARVDQLPVTDAEGRPVGLLDVQDLLAARIL
- a CDS encoding tetratricopeptide repeat protein gives rise to the protein MIAPNTARVVSSILFLALLAGCEAPEVVPREPALVQGGGVAAGGPRAEQLKQVEERKAELEGLENPVGILASLGSLYYENGRYPEAIDWYRQAIEKAAPALEAFDALAGEVGDREPYAGELPGICASRAEAKGFERSVNVAEGLRREGPPERALACYRAALQPVAAAYARRGSSWAVLEQVERGLADIDRALQIAPDMAEANFLYGAVVFNNRQGGPGKSVGEKAVKAWQHFLELAPDHPRAAQVRGALDSMMNLSGLPAGHPPMDAAAAAAARQGGKVPGGAPQGSAEPAPALVAGLPPALVEVVKLLMKGRPADAIAICDQFLAMAPAHGAAMSLKAQALAGDEARAKEAMELAAAALDLGPNARAQQVLGTLHERRGDLEAAGNHYREAQKADPAYATAAGVDARLERLAGGK
- a CDS encoding DMT family transporter codes for the protein MSPLAAGELRGVLLRAWTGVLCISFSAIFVRLSEVPAVQSAFWRTGYAAIFLAIVALARRERLADLFFPGTLVAGMLLGADFLAWHGSIVRIGAGLATVLPNLQLVGVGILGIFVFRERPRLLFWLGVPVVFAGVWLLGVVGRPVAQGASVPLGVLLGVVTALFYTAYLLTLRWARLRRPALSTLAVVASLTFGAALVTGIGAVVDGVAAVPEGLEANLWLLCLALGSHVGGWLLLASSIHRIPAALTSVTLLLQPVLSILWGALLLAEPIGWSQIAGAAIVLSGVAVAHQGAARPAPAGGE
- the folK gene encoding 2-amino-4-hydroxy-6-hydroxymethyldihydropteridine diphosphokinase: MTGVERTALLSLGSNLGPAERIFEAARQALAREPGVTLLAASPVERSAALGPTQPVFANQLLRLRTSLPAPTLLALLQAIERRLGRRAHHRRWGPRILDLDLLAYDERRHLDAHLRLPHPGLGRGYLRPLLDALEEG
- a CDS encoding fumarylacetoacetate hydrolase family protein, which encodes MSTSSARYLRFLDGDAPRWGRLEEGRVQPLDAAPWAGGAPAGEPRDRAGLALLAPATPTKIVCVGRNYAAHAAELGNEVPAEPLLFLKPPSSVVGPGGAIELPPGVGEVHHESELAVVVGRRLGPGCTPAEALEAAFALCAANDVTARALQKREGKFTRAKGFDTFCALGPELVTGEDPLARRAVRCRVNGELRQEGHTGQLIFDVRHLLHFVAQVMTLEPGDLLLTGTPPGVGPIVAGDRVEVEVEGVGVLENPVVDRAR
- the dapB gene encoding 4-hydroxy-tetrahydrodipicolinate reductase gives rise to the protein MSTLGVVVTGATGRMGGRIIHHLHDIEGVALVAATDRPGSSHVGLDAGLAAGIGAVEIPVHDVLTDALDAAGERARVIIDFTTAEASAVHAAVAAERGLGLVVGSTGFDDATRAAVEAAATKVPVVMAPNMSTSVNLMIALSRIAAEVLGDEYDVEILEAHHRGKKDAPSGTALRLGEVVAKALGREFGQVGVFGRRGNVGERPRREIGVHALRGSDVVGEHTVYYFGDGDRLEITHRAGSRDTFARGAVRAARWVAEQPAGLYGMAEVLGFGS
- the dapA gene encoding 4-hydroxy-tetrahydrodipicolinate synthase, translating into MKKLEGVWPAIVTPLARDGSVDHDALATFCGWMIDEGVTGLVACGTTGEGATMDEEETLAITRTVTAAADGRVPVIVGTGSNDTRRSVQLTEKVAALGVEAALVVTPYYNKPNADGLELHYRAVAEVGLPVVLYNVPGRTGTDMSREVIVRLAALEGVVAIKDASRSMEKAMELRDQLGPDFSLLSGDDFTILPFLACGGDGVISVIANVAPRQTVALVKAFQAGELEQARRLQTALLPLIGTLFLEANPIPVKGLLAELGRMGPTLRAPLAPASAKTLAAARAAYDALEETA
- the lysA gene encoding diaminopimelate decarboxylase translates to MHHFSYRRGRLHAEGVSLTQLAREHGTPSYVYSRATLERHYEAMDEALAGQRHLVCYSVKANSNLAVLDVLARKGAGFDVVSGGEILRVRKAGGKASKIVFSGVGKREDELALGLEVGIKVFNVESESELELLARVARRAGKVAPVSLRVNPDVDPKTHPYISTGLRTHKFGIPLEEARRLYARARRMRGIRICGIDCHIGSQLTELSPFVDALEEVKTLVLELRAEGHAIEHIDLGGGLGITYDAEVPPHPREWGRAVGEVLADLPGLEVLVEPGRVIAGNAGILLTRVLHVKQQGERRFVIVDAGMNDLARPALYGAHHSILPVKAPTSDATEVVDVVGPICESGDFLAQNRTLPPVKAGELLAVMSAGAYGFTMSSNYNGRPRAAELLVDGKSVHLARVRETTGDLIRGERRLPR